The following coding sequences are from one Musa acuminata AAA Group cultivar baxijiao chromosome BXJ1-6, Cavendish_Baxijiao_AAA, whole genome shotgun sequence window:
- the LOC135676696 gene encoding polygalacturonase At1g48100-like isoform X2 — protein MAGCRLTCFGLLLLVLLLVCSNFDGCEGRKGKHWSLKKPSYSSLAKKKGRGKHGGGHSHGGGGGGHQSPAPSPKPSPPPKTGYTTKAAATFDVLDFGAKGDGVTDDTKLDGMIIAPTDARYWGSGLLWWIEFTKLRGITIQGSGVIEGRGSVWWTNAESDVDPINEELSKNLPQIKPTALRFYGSYNVTVTGITIQNSQQCHLKFDNCEAVQVFNMTIASPGSSLNTDGIHLQNSRDVMIHHTNMSCGDDCISIQTGCSNINIHRVDCGPGHGISIGGLGRDNTKACVSNITVRDVNMHNTMTGVRIKTWQGGSGSVQNILFSNIGVSEVQTPIVIDQFYCDRSSCKNQTSAVTLSGIAYENIRGTYTVKPVHFACSDASPCSDISLTKIQLEPLQEHYHMYQPFCWQAFGELYTPTVPPIVCLQNGKPTSNHILSDRDLC, from the exons ATGGCTGGATGTAGGCTGACATGCTTTGGGTTGCTCCTCCTTGTCCTTCTTCTGGTGTGCTCGAACTTTGATGGCTGTGAAGGGAGGAAAGGAAAACATTGGAGTCTGAAGAAGCCTTCTTATTCCTCCTTggccaaaaagaagggaagaggaaaGCATGGTGGTGGCCACAGCcatggcggtggaggaggaggtcaCCAGAGTCCCGCTCCGAGCCCCAAGCCAAGCCCGCCGCCGAAAACAGGGTATACGACGAAGGCAGCAGCCACGTTCGACGTGCTTGATTTCGGAGCCAAGGGAGACGGTGTCACAGATGACACAAAG CTGGATGGGATGATTATTGCTCCAACTGATGCCAGATACTGGGGATCTGGGCTACTGTGGTGGATTGAATTCACAAAGCTTAGAGGAATAACAATTCAAGGCAGTGGAGTAATTGAAGGACGAGGCAGTGTCTGGTGGACAAATGCCGAGTCTGATGTTGATCCG ATAAATGAGGAGCTCAGTAAAAATCTGCCGCAGATCAAGCCAACT GCTTTGAGGTTCTATGGGAGTTACAATGTGACAGTAACTGGCATCACAATCCAGAATAGTCAACAGTGCCACCTCAAGTTTGATAATTGTGAAGCTGTCCAGGTCTTCAATATGACAATTGCTTCACCAGGCAGCAGCCTCAACACAGATGGAATACATCTTCAAAATTCTCGAGATGTTATGATACATCATACCAACATGAGCTGCG GTGATGACTGCATCTCCATCCAAACAGGGTGCTCAAACATTAACATACACAGAGTAGACTGTGGGCCCGGCCATGGAATCAGCATAGGAGGCCTTGGAAGAGACAACACCAAAGCATGTGTTTCTAACATAACAGTAAGGGATGTCAATATGCACAACACCATGACCGGTGTCAGAATCAAGACCTGGCAG GGTGGATCAGGCTCTGTCCAGAACATACTTTTCTCAAACATAGGAGTATCAGAGGTTCAAACTCCAATTGTCATAGACCAATTTTACTGTGACAGAAGCTCATGCAAGAACCAGACATCAGCAGTGACACTGTCAGGCATTGCATATGAGAATATCAGAGGTACCTACACAGTTAAACCAGTGCACTTTGCTTGCAGTGATGCCTCTCCATGTTCAGACATCAGCCTAACCAAGATTCAGCTTGAACCACTACAAGAGCATTATCACATGTATCAACCATTCTGCTGGCAGGCCTTTGGTGAACTGTACACCCCAACTGTTCCTCCAATTGTCTGCTTGCAGAATGGAAAACCAACAAGCAACCACATCTTGTCTGACCGTGACTTATGCTGA
- the LOC135676696 gene encoding polygalacturonase At1g48100-like isoform X1, with amino-acid sequence MAGCRLTCFGLLLLVLLLVCSNFDGCEGRKGKHWSLKKPSYSSLAKKKGRGKHGGGHSHGGGGGGHQSPAPSPKPSPPPKTGYTTKAAATFDVLDFGAKGDGVTDDTKAFQAAWAAACKVGGSTMVVPEEYEFLVGPISFSGPYCLPNIVFQLDGMIIAPTDARYWGSGLLWWIEFTKLRGITIQGSGVIEGRGSVWWTNAESDVDPINEELSKNLPQIKPTALRFYGSYNVTVTGITIQNSQQCHLKFDNCEAVQVFNMTIASPGSSLNTDGIHLQNSRDVMIHHTNMSCGDDCISIQTGCSNINIHRVDCGPGHGISIGGLGRDNTKACVSNITVRDVNMHNTMTGVRIKTWQGGSGSVQNILFSNIGVSEVQTPIVIDQFYCDRSSCKNQTSAVTLSGIAYENIRGTYTVKPVHFACSDASPCSDISLTKIQLEPLQEHYHMYQPFCWQAFGELYTPTVPPIVCLQNGKPTSNHILSDRDLC; translated from the exons ATGGCTGGATGTAGGCTGACATGCTTTGGGTTGCTCCTCCTTGTCCTTCTTCTGGTGTGCTCGAACTTTGATGGCTGTGAAGGGAGGAAAGGAAAACATTGGAGTCTGAAGAAGCCTTCTTATTCCTCCTTggccaaaaagaagggaagaggaaaGCATGGTGGTGGCCACAGCcatggcggtggaggaggaggtcaCCAGAGTCCCGCTCCGAGCCCCAAGCCAAGCCCGCCGCCGAAAACAGGGTATACGACGAAGGCAGCAGCCACGTTCGACGTGCTTGATTTCGGAGCCAAGGGAGACGGTGTCACAGATGACACAAAG GCTTTCCAGGCTGCATGGGCTGCCGCTTGCAAGGTGGGAGGATCAACTATGGTTGTTCCTGAAGAATATGAGTTCCTTGTAGGGCCCATCTCCTTCTCTGGACCTTATTGTCTACCCAACATAGTTTTCCAG CTGGATGGGATGATTATTGCTCCAACTGATGCCAGATACTGGGGATCTGGGCTACTGTGGTGGATTGAATTCACAAAGCTTAGAGGAATAACAATTCAAGGCAGTGGAGTAATTGAAGGACGAGGCAGTGTCTGGTGGACAAATGCCGAGTCTGATGTTGATCCG ATAAATGAGGAGCTCAGTAAAAATCTGCCGCAGATCAAGCCAACT GCTTTGAGGTTCTATGGGAGTTACAATGTGACAGTAACTGGCATCACAATCCAGAATAGTCAACAGTGCCACCTCAAGTTTGATAATTGTGAAGCTGTCCAGGTCTTCAATATGACAATTGCTTCACCAGGCAGCAGCCTCAACACAGATGGAATACATCTTCAAAATTCTCGAGATGTTATGATACATCATACCAACATGAGCTGCG GTGATGACTGCATCTCCATCCAAACAGGGTGCTCAAACATTAACATACACAGAGTAGACTGTGGGCCCGGCCATGGAATCAGCATAGGAGGCCTTGGAAGAGACAACACCAAAGCATGTGTTTCTAACATAACAGTAAGGGATGTCAATATGCACAACACCATGACCGGTGTCAGAATCAAGACCTGGCAG GGTGGATCAGGCTCTGTCCAGAACATACTTTTCTCAAACATAGGAGTATCAGAGGTTCAAACTCCAATTGTCATAGACCAATTTTACTGTGACAGAAGCTCATGCAAGAACCAGACATCAGCAGTGACACTGTCAGGCATTGCATATGAGAATATCAGAGGTACCTACACAGTTAAACCAGTGCACTTTGCTTGCAGTGATGCCTCTCCATGTTCAGACATCAGCCTAACCAAGATTCAGCTTGAACCACTACAAGAGCATTATCACATGTATCAACCATTCTGCTGGCAGGCCTTTGGTGAACTGTACACCCCAACTGTTCCTCCAATTGTCTGCTTGCAGAATGGAAAACCAACAAGCAACCACATCTTGTCTGACCGTGACTTATGCTGA